A portion of the Pseudarthrobacter defluvii genome contains these proteins:
- a CDS encoding Na+/H+ antiporter, translating to MDQLALIVGLLLATVVAVGLGDRLRLPYPVLMLLLAVALTFIPGFPDLEIEPELILPIFLPPLLFATAQRSSWAVFRVRWRTLIMLAVALVVISTAVVAGAAWLMIPGIGIPAAIALGAMVAPPDPVAVESVAGRVHMPRRLITVLQSEGLFNDAAAIVIFQAAVAAAVGGTKIGPDVVLQFLVGAALAVVVGVAMGWLIALITRLVTSMVARSAVTLVVPFAAYILAEEVHASGVIAVVVTALEMQRHARPQDAAERVTRNAFWDVVELLATGLAFGLVGLEIRHVIRDEGTEIFGMTGASLVVCVLVFAVRFLWLGVLALGARKRRNLLQPTSLKEVLILTWCGMRGLATLALALALPLTLADGTPFPGRDYLLVIACAVLLATLVLPGLTLPWLMRVLNASEDGTAERDAVRLLATRAQAAAVAALKQHDLMTDLPPEKVALVKDRMRRLHAELTDGSLRNEPLAEKRQRGRELAIAVQTIALDAARQEVVAARNEPDMDPEVADRVLRQLDLRTMVMPE from the coding sequence ATGGATCAGCTCGCACTAATAGTCGGACTGCTGCTTGCCACGGTGGTGGCCGTGGGCCTGGGGGACAGGTTGCGGTTGCCGTACCCGGTCCTGATGCTCCTCCTGGCGGTGGCCCTCACGTTCATACCGGGTTTCCCGGACCTGGAGATTGAACCCGAGCTGATCCTGCCCATCTTCCTGCCGCCGCTGCTGTTCGCCACCGCCCAGCGAAGCTCGTGGGCCGTGTTCCGCGTCCGGTGGCGGACCCTGATTATGCTGGCCGTTGCCCTGGTGGTGATCAGCACCGCCGTGGTGGCCGGCGCCGCCTGGCTGATGATCCCCGGCATCGGAATACCCGCCGCCATCGCCCTCGGGGCCATGGTGGCCCCGCCGGATCCGGTGGCCGTGGAATCCGTGGCGGGCCGGGTGCACATGCCGCGCCGCCTGATCACCGTCCTGCAGAGCGAGGGCCTGTTCAACGACGCTGCCGCCATCGTCATTTTCCAGGCAGCTGTGGCCGCTGCCGTGGGCGGCACCAAGATAGGGCCCGACGTCGTCCTGCAGTTCCTGGTGGGAGCGGCGCTTGCCGTCGTGGTCGGCGTCGCCATGGGCTGGCTGATCGCGCTCATCACCCGGCTGGTCACGTCCATGGTGGCCCGGAGTGCCGTGACCCTGGTGGTGCCGTTCGCCGCCTACATCCTGGCGGAGGAGGTGCATGCCTCCGGCGTCATCGCCGTGGTGGTCACCGCCCTGGAAATGCAGCGCCACGCCCGCCCGCAGGATGCCGCCGAGCGGGTCACCCGGAACGCCTTCTGGGATGTGGTGGAGCTGCTGGCCACCGGGCTGGCGTTCGGTTTGGTGGGGCTTGAAATCCGCCATGTCATCCGGGACGAGGGAACGGAAATTTTCGGCATGACCGGGGCTTCCCTTGTGGTCTGTGTCCTGGTCTTCGCGGTCCGGTTCCTGTGGCTTGGCGTCCTGGCCCTGGGCGCCAGGAAACGCAGGAACCTGCTGCAGCCCACATCCCTGAAGGAAGTCCTCATCCTGACGTGGTGCGGCATGCGCGGCCTGGCCACCCTGGCGCTGGCCCTGGCGCTGCCGCTGACCCTGGCCGATGGCACGCCGTTCCCCGGCAGGGACTATCTGCTGGTCATCGCCTGCGCGGTGCTCCTTGCCACGCTGGTCCTACCGGGCCTGACGCTGCCATGGCTCATGCGGGTCCTCAACGCCTCCGAGGACGGAACGGCCGAGCGCGACGCCGTCCGGCTGCTGGCCACCAGGGCCCAGGCGGCCGCGGTGGCGGCCCTGAAACAGCACGACCTGATGACGGACCTGCCGCCGGAGAAAGTGGCGCTGGTCAAGGACAGGATGCGGCGCCTGCACGCGGAACTGACGGACGGCAGCCTGCGGAACGAGCCCTTGGCCGAGAAGCGCCAGCGCGGACGCGAACTGGCCATCGCCGTGCAGACCATCGCACTGGACGCAGCCCGGCAGGAAGTGGTGGCGGCGCGGAACGAACCGGACATGGATCCCGAGGTGGCGGACAGGGTGCTGCGGCAGCTGGACCTGCGCACCATGGTCATGCCGGAGTAG
- a CDS encoding NAD(P)H-binding protein has product MTRIAIIGGHGKVALLLSELLTGEGHSVTSFIRNPDHAGDVTATGATPSVLDVENSTTAAIAEALAGHDAVVWSAGAGGGNPDRTYAVDKDAAIRSMDAAAQAGVNRYVMVSYFGAGKDHGVPEDSSFFAYAEAKAAADEYLRGTGLAWTILGPGALTDNPGTGRIDVDPSPEGERETSRANVAIVAAAVLDLPQTAGRTIEFRDGTLPVAAALEPRP; this is encoded by the coding sequence ATGACACGTATCGCCATCATTGGCGGCCACGGGAAAGTGGCCCTCCTCCTGTCCGAACTGCTCACCGGCGAGGGACACTCCGTGACCTCGTTCATCCGAAACCCGGATCATGCCGGCGACGTCACTGCCACCGGCGCCACGCCGTCCGTCCTGGACGTGGAAAATTCCACGACGGCGGCCATCGCCGAGGCGCTCGCCGGGCACGACGCCGTGGTCTGGTCGGCAGGCGCCGGCGGCGGCAACCCGGACCGCACCTACGCCGTGGATAAAGATGCTGCCATCCGGTCCATGGATGCCGCTGCCCAGGCCGGGGTGAACCGTTACGTCATGGTGTCCTACTTCGGCGCCGGCAAGGACCACGGCGTGCCGGAGGACAGCAGCTTCTTTGCCTACGCCGAAGCCAAGGCAGCTGCGGACGAGTACCTGCGCGGCACCGGGCTGGCGTGGACCATCCTGGGGCCCGGCGCGCTGACGGACAACCCTGGAACGGGACGGATCGACGTCGACCCCTCGCCGGAAGGGGAACGGGAAACCTCCCGGGCCAATGTGGCGATCGTGGCGGCGGCGGTGCTGGACCTGCCGCAGACCGCAGGCCGGACCATCGAGTTCCGCGACGGCACCCTGCCGGTGGCCGCTGCCCTGGAACCGCGCCCGTAG
- a CDS encoding nitrate reductase subunit alpha, which yields MAAGPHAGLDGPASEAMLKLGRFFTKWDQTEDGRAVFREGGRKGDTFYRDRWSHDKVVRSTHGVNCTGSCSWKVYVKDGIITWESQQTDYPSVGADSPEYEPRGCPRGAAFSWYTYSPTRVRFPYARGVLVEMYREARARLGDPVLAFAEIAADPEKRRRYQQARGKGGLVRVSWQEAIEIAAAGHVNTIKTYGPDRCAGFSPIPAMSMVSHAVGTRFIQLIGGVMTSFYDWYADLPVASPQVFGDQTDVPESGDWWDARYLMMWGSNVPVTRTPDAHWMTEVRYRGTKVVTVSPDYADNTKFADEWLPAQAGTDAALAMAMGHVMLKEFFVDRDVPFFTDYVKRYTDLPFLVRLEENDDGALTPSKFLTALDVPGESGAEDAAFRTVLFDRAAGRPAVPNGSMGFRYSGSGEGKWNLDLEGIEPALSLREVSGESAEILLPCFEDAGGEGSILRRGVPVMEVGGQLVTTVFDLMLAQYGVGRDGLPGEWATGYDDAASPYTPAWQEEITSVPAQACIRVAREFARNAEQSNGRSMIIMGAGICQWFHGDTTYRAVLALVMLTGCMGRNGGGWAHYVGQEKTRPITGWVSLANALDWSRPPRTMTGTSYWYMHTDQWRQDGYSADALKSPLSTGKLDGMHTADAIAQSARLGWMPFYPQFDRNPLDVADEAEAAVAAGSAADTPSYIAESLKNRSLNPAIEDVDAPANWPRTLVLWRSNLFGSSAKGNEYFLRNLLGTHNNVLGGDSAEELKPRDVAWHPEAPQGKLDLLVSADFRMTSTTLLSDVVFPAATWYEKHDLSSTDMHPFVHAFSPAINPPWETKTDFETFHLLAREFSRQAQTHLGVRRDLVSIPLQHDTPGQLAQPGGRVRDWRDPDIPAVPGQNMPVFSVVERDYTAIADKLAAVGPLADKLGFTVKNVTYKMAEPLARLSHANGVMLGGAADGRPAMDTDSKMAEAILAFSGTTNGALSVQGFKDLEVRTGQKLADLAEGSEEKFITFAQTQAGPVPVITSPEWSGSETGGRRYAPFTINIERLKPFHTLTGRMHFFLDHDWMTDIGEALPIYRPPLDMHRLFGEPRLGTDGAMEVTVRYLTPHSKWSIHSEYQDNLLMLSLSRGGPTVWMSPADADAIQVRDNDWVECTNVNGVLVARAIVSHRMPSGVVYVHHAQERTIDVPKSEATGRRGGIHNSVTRLLVKPSHLAGGYAQLAYAFNYLGPTGNQRDMVATVRRRSQEVQY from the coding sequence ATGGCTGCCGGACCCCATGCGGGGTTAGATGGACCCGCATCAGAAGCGATGTTGAAGCTGGGCCGTTTCTTCACGAAGTGGGACCAGACAGAGGACGGCAGGGCGGTGTTCCGCGAGGGCGGCCGCAAGGGTGACACCTTCTACCGCGATCGGTGGAGCCACGACAAGGTGGTGCGCTCCACGCATGGGGTGAACTGCACTGGTTCGTGCTCCTGGAAGGTGTATGTCAAGGACGGCATCATCACCTGGGAATCGCAGCAGACGGACTACCCTTCCGTGGGGGCCGACAGTCCGGAGTACGAACCAAGAGGCTGCCCCCGCGGGGCGGCCTTTTCCTGGTACACCTACTCCCCCACCCGGGTGCGGTTTCCGTACGCCCGGGGCGTCCTGGTGGAGATGTACCGGGAAGCCAGGGCGCGGCTGGGCGATCCGGTCCTCGCCTTCGCGGAGATCGCGGCGGACCCCGAGAAGCGCCGGCGCTACCAGCAGGCCCGGGGCAAGGGCGGACTGGTGCGGGTGTCCTGGCAGGAAGCCATCGAGATCGCCGCCGCCGGGCACGTCAACACCATCAAGACGTATGGCCCTGACCGCTGCGCCGGCTTTTCGCCCATCCCGGCCATGTCCATGGTGTCCCATGCGGTGGGGACGCGCTTCATCCAGCTCATCGGCGGGGTGATGACGTCCTTCTACGACTGGTACGCCGACCTGCCCGTCGCCAGTCCCCAGGTGTTCGGGGACCAGACCGACGTTCCCGAATCCGGGGACTGGTGGGACGCACGCTACCTCATGATGTGGGGCTCCAATGTTCCCGTGACGCGCACGCCGGACGCGCACTGGATGACCGAGGTCCGGTACCGCGGCACCAAGGTGGTCACCGTCAGCCCGGACTATGCGGACAACACCAAGTTCGCCGACGAATGGCTTCCGGCGCAGGCCGGAACAGATGCCGCCTTGGCCATGGCCATGGGGCACGTCATGCTCAAGGAATTCTTCGTGGACAGGGACGTGCCGTTCTTCACCGACTACGTGAAGCGGTACACGGACCTTCCCTTCCTGGTCAGGCTGGAGGAGAACGACGACGGCGCCCTGACGCCGTCGAAATTCCTCACCGCCCTGGACGTCCCCGGCGAGTCCGGGGCTGAGGACGCAGCGTTCCGCACCGTCCTGTTTGACAGGGCCGCCGGGCGCCCCGCGGTCCCCAACGGGTCCATGGGCTTCCGCTATTCCGGCAGTGGTGAAGGCAAGTGGAACCTGGACCTCGAGGGAATCGAACCTGCGTTGTCCCTCCGGGAAGTATCCGGGGAAAGCGCCGAAATCCTGCTCCCCTGCTTCGAGGACGCAGGCGGCGAAGGCAGCATCCTGCGCAGGGGCGTCCCGGTGATGGAGGTGGGCGGCCAGCTGGTGACCACCGTGTTCGACCTCATGCTGGCTCAATACGGAGTGGGACGGGACGGCCTGCCCGGCGAGTGGGCGACCGGCTACGACGACGCCGCCAGCCCGTACACACCGGCGTGGCAGGAGGAGATCACCAGCGTCCCCGCGCAGGCCTGCATCCGGGTGGCGCGCGAGTTCGCCCGCAATGCCGAGCAGTCCAACGGCCGCTCCATGATCATCATGGGGGCAGGCATCTGCCAGTGGTTCCACGGCGACACCACCTACCGGGCGGTGCTGGCCCTGGTGATGCTCACCGGCTGCATGGGCCGCAATGGAGGGGGCTGGGCGCATTATGTGGGCCAGGAAAAGACCCGGCCCATCACCGGCTGGGTGTCCCTGGCCAACGCCCTGGACTGGTCGCGGCCGCCGCGGACCATGACCGGCACCAGCTACTGGTACATGCACACGGACCAGTGGCGGCAGGACGGGTACTCCGCCGACGCCCTCAAGTCACCCCTGTCCACCGGCAAGCTGGACGGCATGCACACGGCGGACGCCATCGCCCAGTCCGCCCGGCTGGGCTGGATGCCGTTCTATCCGCAGTTCGACCGCAATCCCCTGGACGTGGCCGATGAGGCGGAGGCCGCCGTGGCCGCCGGGAGCGCCGCTGACACACCCTCCTACATCGCCGAGTCGCTGAAGAACCGCTCGCTCAACCCTGCCATCGAGGACGTGGACGCCCCGGCCAACTGGCCGCGGACCCTGGTGCTGTGGCGGTCCAACCTGTTCGGTTCCTCCGCCAAGGGCAACGAGTACTTCCTCCGCAACCTGCTGGGAACCCACAACAACGTCCTGGGCGGGGACAGCGCAGAGGAACTCAAGCCCCGGGACGTGGCGTGGCACCCGGAGGCGCCGCAGGGGAAGCTGGACCTCCTGGTCTCCGCCGACTTCCGCATGACGTCCACCACGCTGCTGTCCGACGTCGTGTTTCCGGCCGCCACCTGGTACGAAAAGCATGACCTTTCCTCCACGGACATGCACCCGTTCGTGCACGCCTTCAGCCCCGCGATCAATCCGCCATGGGAAACCAAGACGGACTTCGAGACCTTCCACCTGCTGGCGCGGGAATTCTCCCGGCAGGCACAGACCCACCTGGGCGTCCGCCGCGACCTCGTCAGCATCCCGCTGCAGCACGACACCCCGGGGCAGCTCGCCCAGCCCGGCGGTCGGGTCCGGGACTGGCGGGACCCGGACATCCCTGCCGTGCCGGGGCAAAACATGCCCGTCTTTTCGGTCGTGGAGCGGGACTACACAGCCATCGCGGACAAGCTCGCCGCCGTCGGACCGCTGGCGGACAAGCTGGGTTTCACCGTCAAGAACGTCACGTACAAGATGGCGGAGCCGCTGGCCCGGCTCAGCCACGCCAACGGCGTGATGCTGGGCGGGGCTGCGGACGGCCGGCCGGCCATGGACACCGATTCGAAGATGGCGGAGGCAATCCTGGCATTCTCGGGGACCACCAACGGCGCCCTGTCCGTCCAGGGTTTCAAGGACCTGGAAGTCCGCACCGGCCAGAAGCTGGCGGACCTGGCGGAGGGTTCCGAGGAAAAGTTCATCACCTTCGCCCAGACCCAGGCAGGTCCGGTGCCGGTCATCACCTCGCCGGAATGGTCCGGCTCCGAAACCGGTGGACGGCGGTACGCCCCGTTCACCATCAACATCGAACGGCTCAAGCCGTTCCACACCCTCACCGGCCGGATGCACTTCTTCCTGGACCACGACTGGATGACCGACATCGGCGAGGCCCTGCCTATCTACCGGCCGCCGCTGGACATGCACCGGCTGTTCGGCGAACCGCGGCTCGGCACCGACGGCGCCATGGAGGTGACGGTCAGGTACCTGACACCGCACTCGAAGTGGTCCATCCATTCCGAGTACCAGGACAACCTGCTGATGCTCTCCCTGTCCCGCGGCGGGCCGACCGTCTGGATGAGCCCCGCCGACGCCGATGCGATCCAGGTCCGGGACAACGACTGGGTGGAGTGCACCAACGTCAACGGCGTGCTGGTGGCCCGCGCGATTGTCAGCCACCGCATGCCTTCAGGAGTTGTGTACGTCCACCACGCCCAGGAGCGCACCATCGACGTGCCGAAATCGGAGGCCACCGGCCGCCGCGGCGGCATCCACAACTCAGTGACCCGGTTGCTGGTGAAACCCTCGCACCTGGCCGGCGGCTACGCCCAACTGGCATACGCCTTTAACTACCTCGGCCCCACCGGAAACCAGCGCGACATGGTGGCCACGGTGCGCCGCCGCTCGCAGGAGGTGCAGTACTGA
- the narH gene encoding nitrate reductase subunit beta translates to MRVMAQMGMVMNLDKCIGCHTCSVTCKQAWTNRAGTEYVWFNNVETRPGQGYPRRYEDQERWYGGWTLNRRGRLVLKAGGRVKKLFGIFASPVQPELKDYYEPWTYDYKTLVDAPLGDDFPVARPKSLITGEDTRITWSANWDDNLGGSQDHGHLDPLVEKVRRESEDKIKFAYEQTFMFYLPRICEHCLNPSCMASCPSGAIYKRVEDGIVLVDQDRCRGWRQCITGCPYKKIYFNHKTGKAEKCTFCYPRVEVGLPTVCSETCVGRLRYLGLFLYDADAVTAAASVTDPQDLYDAQMDVLLDPHDPRVQAEARAQGIPEDWLDAARRSPVYALAKVYKVALPLHPEYRTMPMVWYVPPLSPVVDLLRDQGHDGEDAGNLFGAIDALRIPVEYLAELFAAGDTERVTAVLRKLAAMRSFMRGISMGDDPDEAIPESVGMDGQSMYDMYRLMAIAKYSERYVIPTAHLEQAHDLEELGCSLDFDGGPGMQDSAPFGEASGRPVPVAVDTFHALRDRQSTDTIAAGSSLHGRVNLLNWDGRGAPPGLFPNKLSPNEGPEPDTLAAAGDQP, encoded by the coding sequence ATGCGCGTGATGGCCCAAATGGGCATGGTGATGAACCTGGACAAGTGCATCGGCTGCCATACCTGCTCCGTGACCTGCAAGCAGGCGTGGACCAACCGGGCCGGCACCGAATACGTGTGGTTCAACAACGTGGAGACCAGGCCCGGGCAGGGCTACCCGCGGCGGTACGAGGACCAGGAGCGCTGGTACGGCGGCTGGACCCTGAACCGGCGCGGCAGGCTGGTGCTGAAGGCCGGCGGCCGGGTGAAGAAGCTGTTCGGCATCTTTGCCAGCCCCGTCCAGCCGGAGCTCAAGGACTACTACGAGCCGTGGACCTACGACTACAAGACCCTGGTGGACGCGCCCCTGGGCGACGACTTCCCGGTGGCGAGGCCCAAGTCCCTGATCACCGGGGAGGACACCAGGATCACCTGGTCCGCCAACTGGGACGACAACCTGGGCGGCTCGCAGGACCACGGCCACCTGGACCCGCTGGTGGAGAAGGTCCGGCGCGAGTCCGAGGACAAGATCAAGTTCGCCTACGAGCAGACCTTCATGTTCTACCTGCCCCGGATCTGCGAGCACTGCCTGAACCCCTCCTGCATGGCATCCTGCCCGTCGGGCGCGATCTACAAGCGGGTGGAGGACGGCATCGTACTGGTGGACCAGGACCGGTGCCGCGGTTGGCGGCAGTGCATCACCGGCTGCCCGTACAAGAAGATCTACTTCAACCACAAGACCGGCAAGGCCGAGAAGTGCACCTTCTGCTACCCCCGCGTGGAGGTTGGCCTGCCCACCGTCTGCTCCGAGACGTGCGTGGGGCGGCTGCGGTACCTTGGGTTGTTTTTGTACGACGCCGATGCCGTCACCGCGGCGGCGTCCGTCACCGACCCGCAGGACCTCTACGACGCCCAGATGGACGTGCTGCTGGATCCGCACGACCCCCGCGTCCAGGCCGAGGCGCGGGCGCAGGGCATTCCGGAGGACTGGCTCGACGCCGCCCGCCGCTCCCCCGTCTACGCGCTGGCCAAGGTGTACAAGGTTGCCCTGCCGCTGCACCCGGAGTACCGCACCATGCCGATGGTCTGGTACGTGCCGCCGCTCTCCCCCGTGGTGGATCTGCTGCGCGACCAGGGGCACGACGGCGAGGATGCCGGCAACCTGTTCGGCGCCATCGACGCGCTGCGGATCCCGGTGGAGTACCTGGCCGAACTCTTCGCCGCCGGGGATACGGAACGGGTCACCGCAGTCCTGCGAAAGCTGGCTGCCATGCGTTCCTTCATGCGTGGCATCAGCATGGGCGACGACCCGGACGAGGCCATCCCGGAGTCCGTGGGCATGGACGGACAAAGCATGTACGACATGTACCGGCTGATGGCGATCGCCAAATACAGCGAGCGCTACGTCATCCCCACGGCACACCTGGAGCAGGCGCATGACCTGGAGGAACTGGGCTGTTCGCTGGATTTCGACGGCGGACCGGGCATGCAGGATTCGGCACCGTTCGGTGAGGCGAGCGGCAGGCCCGTCCCGGTGGCCGTGGATACCTTCCACGCGCTGCGGGACCGGCAGAGCACCGACACCATTGCGGCCGGCTCCAGCCTGCACGGCCGGGTGAACCTGCTGAACTGGGACGGCCGCGGCGCCCCGCCGGGACTGTTCCCGAACAAGCTTTCCCCGAACGAGGGACCGGAGCCGGACACTCTGGCGGCGGCCGGGGACCAGCCGTGA
- the narJ gene encoding nitrate reductase molybdenum cofactor assembly chaperone, which yields MSRRDQVVYLAAAWCLSYPDGELVERVPLVRAALAEFPGTLPGFAPVLDLLETTQPMDLQAQYVREFDLGRRHALHLSYWTDGDTRRRGEVLALFKEAYRHSGVLVDLDGELPDYLPMVLEFAARVDGEAGRELLKRYRASLEMLRLGLLRDNLPHARILAAICATLPGKSPQDEQEVMRMAGYGPPAESVGLDPYDPRLLPIGRA from the coding sequence ATTAGCCGCCGCGACCAGGTGGTGTACCTCGCCGCGGCCTGGTGCCTGTCCTATCCGGACGGGGAACTGGTGGAACGCGTACCCCTGGTCCGGGCCGCGCTGGCCGAGTTTCCCGGGACACTGCCGGGGTTCGCGCCGGTGCTGGACCTCCTGGAAACCACCCAGCCCATGGATCTGCAGGCCCAGTACGTCCGCGAATTCGACCTGGGCAGGCGGCACGCCCTGCACCTGAGCTACTGGACGGACGGCGACACCCGCCGGCGCGGTGAGGTGCTGGCCCTTTTCAAGGAGGCCTACCGGCACAGCGGGGTACTGGTGGACCTGGACGGGGAACTTCCCGACTACCTGCCCATGGTGCTGGAATTCGCCGCCCGGGTGGATGGCGAGGCAGGGCGGGAACTGCTGAAGCGCTACCGCGCCAGCCTGGAAATGCTCCGGCTCGGGCTGCTGCGGGACAACCTGCCGCACGCCCGGATCCTGGCGGCCATCTGCGCCACCTTGCCAGGGAAGTCACCGCAGGACGAGCAGGAAGTGATGCGCATGGCCGGCTACGGTCCACCCGCCGAGAGCGTGGGGCTGGACCCCTACGACCCGCGGCTGCTGCCAATTGGGAGGGCCTGA
- the narI gene encoding respiratory nitrate reductase subunit gamma, whose amino-acid sequence MAALNEALAAEPGPAAVLNTWDTVLWGVLPYVMVVVLVGGLVWRYRYDQFGWTTRSSQLYESRLLRIASPLFHFGLLAVIAGHFFGLVIPMAWTQAVGMSQEFYHFNALLVGGIAGVATLGGIALLIYRRRTTGPVFMATTKNDKTMYVVLTAAIVFGLWTTLASVFEGEHGHNYRETVAPWFRSLFIFQPDIAAMAAAPFSFHLHTLVGMALFVIWPFTRLVHAFTAPLHYLFRPYIVYRSRDRETKGRGWSAVGTPDRDTRNR is encoded by the coding sequence ATGGCGGCACTCAACGAGGCGCTGGCTGCGGAGCCGGGACCCGCCGCCGTGCTTAACACCTGGGACACCGTGCTGTGGGGCGTCCTGCCCTATGTCATGGTTGTGGTGCTGGTGGGAGGACTGGTGTGGCGCTACCGGTACGACCAGTTCGGCTGGACCACCAGGTCCTCCCAGCTGTACGAATCCAGGCTGCTGCGGATTGCCTCCCCGCTGTTCCACTTTGGGCTGCTGGCTGTCATCGCCGGGCACTTCTTCGGCCTGGTGATCCCGATGGCTTGGACGCAGGCGGTGGGGATGAGCCAGGAGTTCTACCATTTCAATGCCCTGCTGGTTGGCGGCATCGCCGGGGTTGCGACGCTGGGCGGAATCGCACTGCTGATCTACCGCCGCCGCACCACCGGGCCGGTGTTCATGGCCACCACCAAAAACGACAAGACCATGTACGTGGTGCTGACCGCTGCCATCGTGTTCGGGCTGTGGACCACTCTTGCCAGCGTTTTCGAAGGCGAACACGGGCACAACTACCGCGAAACCGTGGCGCCGTGGTTCCGTTCGCTCTTCATTTTCCAGCCGGACATCGCGGCGATGGCCGCGGCGCCGTTCTCCTTCCACCTGCACACCCTGGTGGGGATGGCACTGTTCGTCATCTGGCCGTTCACGCGGCTGGTGCACGCCTTTACCGCGCCGCTGCACTATCTGTTCCGCCCGTACATCGTCTACCGATCCCGGGACAGGGAGACGAAGGGCCGGGGCTGGTCTGCCGTGGGCACGCCGGACCGGGACACCCGCAACCGCTGA
- a CDS encoding MFS transporter — MAGTTPTPLTGRALNLALATAASVAGFWAWNSVATLGAFYTQDLALTPAATGVLVAMPVFVGSLGRIVVGTLTDKYGGRAMFTFVLLAAIPPILLVSLGGLISSFALVLGAGLLLGVAGTVFAVGIPFVSAWYEPARRGFATGVFGAGMGGTALAAFLNPRLVAGIGYFPTHLLIAGVLAVMAALVWFLMKESPGWAPNHAPVLPKLLDAARTAVTWKMCFLYAVVFGGFVSFATYLPTYLRDVYSFDPAGAGARTAGFALAAVLARPVGGVLADKVGPRPVVLVALGAVAVLGWVVNLRPDGEVPAGATFVAMAAALGLGTGGVFAWVGVLSPAGKVGSISGIVSAAGGLGGYFPPLVMGATYDAATRSYSIGLLLLVVTALVALVFTLFAVQHRAGTAAVQRAR; from the coding sequence GTGGCCGGAACAACCCCAACGCCACTTACCGGAAGGGCGCTGAACCTTGCGCTCGCGACGGCGGCCTCCGTGGCAGGTTTCTGGGCGTGGAACTCGGTAGCTACGCTGGGTGCCTTCTACACGCAGGACCTGGCGCTGACACCGGCCGCCACGGGGGTCCTGGTGGCCATGCCGGTGTTCGTTGGGTCGCTGGGACGGATCGTGGTGGGCACCCTGACGGACAAGTACGGCGGCAGGGCCATGTTCACGTTCGTGCTGCTGGCCGCCATCCCTCCCATCCTCCTGGTATCCCTGGGCGGCCTCATTAGTTCGTTCGCGCTGGTGCTGGGCGCCGGGCTGCTGCTGGGCGTGGCCGGAACAGTATTTGCCGTTGGGATTCCCTTCGTCAGCGCCTGGTACGAGCCGGCCCGCCGAGGGTTCGCCACCGGCGTCTTCGGTGCCGGCATGGGCGGGACGGCGCTGGCGGCCTTCCTGAATCCCCGGCTGGTGGCAGGAATCGGCTACTTCCCGACGCACCTGCTGATCGCCGGTGTCCTGGCCGTCATGGCGGCGCTGGTCTGGTTCCTCATGAAGGAGTCCCCCGGCTGGGCACCCAATCACGCACCGGTGCTGCCCAAGCTCCTGGATGCCGCCAGGACAGCCGTCACCTGGAAGATGTGCTTCCTGTACGCCGTGGTCTTCGGCGGCTTCGTGTCCTTTGCCACCTACCTGCCCACCTACCTTCGCGACGTCTACAGCTTCGACCCCGCCGGAGCGGGCGCCCGGACCGCCGGGTTTGCCCTCGCCGCCGTCCTGGCCCGTCCGGTGGGCGGCGTGCTCGCGGACAAGGTGGGCCCCAGGCCGGTGGTCCTGGTGGCCCTTGGGGCCGTTGCCGTCCTGGGCTGGGTGGTGAACCTGCGGCCCGACGGCGAGGTCCCGGCGGGTGCCACGTTCGTTGCCATGGCCGCTGCGCTGGGTTTGGGGACGGGTGGGGTGTTTGCCTGGGTGGGTGTCCTTTCGCCGGCAGGGAAGGTGGGCAGCATCAGCGGCATCGTGAGCGCCGCGGGTGGCCTGGGCGGCTACTTCCCCCCGCTGGTCATGGGCGCAACGTACGACGCCGCGACCCGCAGCTATTCGATCGGCCTGCTCCTGCTGGTGGTCACCGCTCTGGTGGCCCTGGTGTTCACCCTCTTCGCGGTCCAGCACAGGGCCGGCACCGCAGCGGTTCAGAGGGCGCGGTAA
- a CDS encoding dihydrofolate reductase family protein → MAQLIYSAIMSLDGYTADPNGNFSWSMPDEEIHAFINDLERDVGTYLLGRRMYEVMSVWETMGTPEEPPVIQDYARVWQAADKVVYSTSLDTVATPRTRLERQFTPEAVQELKSTSDRNISIGGPTLAAHALKAGLVDECQLFINPVTVGGGLRFLPDGLAARLELLEERRFGNGVVYLRYRAL, encoded by the coding sequence ATGGCGCAGCTGATCTACTCCGCAATCATGTCCCTGGACGGCTACACGGCAGACCCCAACGGCAACTTCTCCTGGTCCATGCCGGACGAGGAAATCCACGCCTTCATCAACGACCTGGAGCGGGATGTGGGTACCTACCTCCTGGGCCGCCGCATGTATGAGGTGATGTCGGTGTGGGAGACCATGGGCACGCCCGAAGAGCCGCCGGTGATCCAGGACTATGCCCGCGTCTGGCAGGCGGCGGACAAAGTGGTGTATTCGACGTCCCTGGACACCGTCGCCACGCCACGGACCCGGCTGGAGCGGCAGTTCACTCCGGAGGCGGTGCAGGAGCTGAAATCCACCAGCGACAGGAACATCAGCATCGGGGGCCCAACCCTCGCCGCGCACGCCCTGAAGGCCGGCCTGGTGGACGAGTGCCAGCTGTTCATCAATCCGGTTACGGTGGGCGGCGGCCTGCGCTTCCTGCCGGACGGATTGGCGGCGCGGCTGGAACTGCTGGAGGAGCGCCGGTTCGGCAATGGCGTGGTGTACCTGCGTTACCGCGCCCTCTGA